A genomic segment from Chitinophaga flava encodes:
- a CDS encoding glucosidase family protein, protein MKMILRKRIMTGLLLLSNCVYAQTLDRWKIQPDGSIIWNIAGNTPHYDHIEMAGKKVALWLQYGVDSSGASVITRTIIFPTFRMVPNKTETAMMYTVKDDMLPRFFVNNKLWKQDVYNGGPVRPLPEKVSSVRHMGITSISSVLGSDHQIELKRSFFPSDNQPLALEQLVFINHGSQPATIEMEDMQQERTPAESRSSNGPLHFVMNTVGAGQQQVSPGDSVRFVIAYSARRGNEAPLSINPDTELLARKSRIAGILSLLQLETPDTLLNTAFNFAKIRATESIYLTKGGYLHGPGGLRYYAAIWANDQAEYVNPFFAFLGDSIALNSAMNSYRWFAKFMNPDYKPIPSSIVAEGDGIWHGAKDRGDMAMIAYGASRYALAAGNADSARVLWPLIEWCLEYLHKNVNENGVVQSDSDELEGRFPAGKANLNTSALYYDALRSAVLLAGQLKLPARDYKERADLLRKNIDHFFGANVEGFDTYRYYEENKVLRAWIATPLTTGLFERKEGTIAALFSPKLWTEDGLASQAGDKTFWDRSTLYALRGVLAAGETAKAMDKLRYYSQRRLLGEHVPYPVEAYPEGNQRHLSAESGLYCRIYTEGLFGMRPTGFNSFECTPRLPATWDHMALRSIHAFGKIFNLEVKRKGTGKLLVIANGKEYTIKEGATLSVNLK, encoded by the coding sequence GCGAATAATGACTGGTTTGCTATTGTTATCTAATTGCGTATATGCGCAAACGTTAGATAGATGGAAAATTCAGCCGGATGGTAGTATTATCTGGAATATAGCCGGTAATACTCCTCACTACGACCATATTGAAATGGCGGGTAAAAAGGTGGCCTTATGGCTCCAGTACGGCGTAGATAGCAGCGGTGCCAGCGTAATCACACGGACGATCATCTTTCCTACCTTCAGGATGGTCCCCAATAAGACGGAGACTGCTATGATGTACACCGTTAAGGATGACATGCTGCCCCGCTTTTTTGTTAATAATAAGCTCTGGAAACAGGATGTTTATAATGGTGGACCGGTAAGGCCATTACCTGAAAAGGTAAGTAGCGTCCGACACATGGGGATAACCAGTATCAGCAGTGTTCTGGGTAGTGATCATCAGATCGAGCTGAAACGGTCTTTTTTCCCATCAGACAATCAGCCTTTGGCATTGGAACAGCTGGTATTTATCAATCATGGATCTCAGCCGGCCACTATAGAAATGGAAGACATGCAGCAGGAACGTACGCCAGCTGAAAGTCGCAGCTCCAACGGGCCGCTGCATTTTGTGATGAATACAGTCGGAGCTGGCCAACAACAGGTGTCCCCAGGTGATTCTGTTCGTTTTGTAATTGCCTACAGTGCCCGGAGAGGTAATGAGGCGCCGCTGTCAATAAACCCTGACACAGAACTGTTGGCCAGGAAATCTCGTATTGCTGGTATCCTCTCACTGCTGCAGCTGGAAACACCGGATACCTTGTTGAATACAGCTTTCAATTTTGCTAAAATAAGAGCCACGGAAAGTATCTACCTCACCAAAGGCGGTTATCTGCATGGTCCTGGCGGTTTGCGTTATTATGCTGCTATCTGGGCCAATGATCAGGCCGAGTATGTGAATCCTTTCTTTGCGTTTCTGGGAGATAGCATTGCCTTAAATTCTGCCATGAATTCCTACCGCTGGTTTGCAAAGTTTATGAACCCGGATTATAAACCTATCCCCAGCTCTATTGTGGCGGAAGGCGATGGTATCTGGCATGGGGCAAAAGATAGGGGAGACATGGCCATGATCGCTTACGGAGCCAGCCGCTATGCCCTGGCTGCGGGTAATGCTGATTCTGCCCGTGTATTATGGCCATTGATAGAATGGTGCCTGGAATACCTGCATAAGAACGTCAATGAAAACGGTGTTGTACAATCCGACAGCGATGAGCTGGAAGGGCGCTTCCCTGCAGGAAAAGCCAATCTTAACACCAGCGCATTGTATTATGATGCACTGCGTTCAGCTGTGCTGTTGGCAGGCCAATTAAAGCTCCCCGCCCGTGACTATAAAGAGCGGGCTGACCTGCTACGGAAAAATATTGATCATTTCTTTGGTGCCAATGTAGAAGGGTTTGACACCTACCGCTACTATGAAGAAAATAAGGTGTTGCGCGCATGGATAGCTACACCGTTGACTACTGGCCTGTTTGAAAGGAAAGAAGGCACCATCGCTGCACTGTTTTCTCCCAAACTATGGACAGAAGATGGTCTTGCTTCCCAGGCGGGCGACAAAACCTTCTGGGACCGTAGTACCCTCTACGCGTTGCGTGGGGTATTGGCTGCCGGCGAAACAGCCAAAGCAATGGATAAGCTCAGATATTATTCCCAACGCCGCCTGCTGGGCGAACATGTGCCTTATCCGGTAGAAGCCTATCCTGAAGGTAACCAGCGCCACCTTTCCGCCGAAAGCGGGCTCTATTGCCGTATTTACACGGAAGGTCTCTTTGGCATGCGTCCTACAGGATTCAACAGTTTTGAATGTACACCCCGCCTGCCCGCAACATGGGACCACATGGCACTGAGAAGTATCCACGCTTTTGGAAAAATATTCAACCTGGAAGTAAAAAGAAAAGGAACGGGAAAATTGTTAGTCATTGCTAACGGCAAAGAATATACGATAAAGGAAGGAGCTACCTTATCGGTGAATCTGAAATAA
- a CDS encoding KpsF/GutQ family sugar-phosphate isomerase, whose amino-acid sequence MKRNGTINIGTVAKRTIAMEAAAINDLQQFIDADFERVVELVAQCEGRLVVTGIGKSAIIAQKIVATLNSTGTQALFMHAADAIHGDLGMIRQEDIVLCISKSGTSAEIKVLVPLVKNFGNTLVAMVGNTNSFLAQEADYILNTTVSQEACPNNLAPTTSTTAQLAMGDALAVCLIEWHGFTAADFAKFHPGGALGKKLYLKVADLSKLHQAPSVLLTSTLREVIVEISSKMLGVTAVLDEKGGLQGIITDGDLRRMLEKNVSTGEVTAKDIMSVNPKAIQQNELAINALEMMRQHDITQLLAMDGERYSGIIHLHDLIREGII is encoded by the coding sequence ATGAAAAGGAATGGAACTATTAACATTGGAACAGTAGCCAAACGGACAATTGCCATGGAGGCAGCGGCTATTAATGATTTGCAGCAGTTTATAGATGCAGATTTTGAAAGAGTCGTTGAACTGGTCGCCCAGTGTGAGGGACGTCTGGTAGTGACAGGCATCGGTAAAAGCGCTATTATCGCCCAGAAAATTGTGGCCACATTAAATTCCACGGGCACGCAGGCATTGTTCATGCACGCAGCAGACGCCATCCATGGCGACCTGGGCATGATACGCCAGGAAGATATCGTATTGTGTATCTCCAAAAGCGGCACCTCCGCGGAAATTAAAGTGCTGGTCCCTCTGGTAAAGAATTTTGGCAACACCCTGGTGGCTATGGTAGGAAATACCAACTCCTTCCTCGCACAGGAAGCAGACTATATCCTCAACACCACCGTAAGCCAGGAAGCTTGTCCCAACAACCTCGCACCCACTACCAGCACTACTGCTCAGCTGGCTATGGGAGATGCACTCGCCGTTTGCCTGATCGAATGGCACGGATTTACAGCGGCAGATTTTGCGAAGTTCCATCCCGGTGGCGCATTGGGTAAAAAACTATACCTGAAAGTAGCAGATCTGAGCAAACTACATCAGGCTCCCAGTGTACTATTAACCAGTACCTTACGGGAAGTGATCGTAGAGATATCTTCCAAAATGCTGGGCGTGACAGCAGTACTGGATGAAAAAGGTGGATTACAGGGCATCATCACCGATGGTGATCTGCGTCGTATGCTGGAAAAAAATGTTTCCACTGGAGAGGTGACAGCAAAAGATATTATGTCTGTCAACCCTAAAGCAATCCAGCAAAATGAACTGGCCATCAATGCATTGGAAATGATGCGCCAGCATGATATCACCCAGCTGCTGGCCATGGACGGAGAGCGGTATAGTGGTATCATACACTTACATGATTTAATCAGAGAAGGAATTATATAG
- a CDS encoding DUF3050 domain-containing protein, which yields MNIEKIQETIANTRETVISHPLYASLESLDDIRLFMEYHVYAVWDFMSLLKGLQQHLTCVQVPWVPVGNAATRYLINEIVTGEESDVDMDGNRCSHFELYERAMKQAGADTSKIKALISAISAGTPISSILEQSSLPEAVKGFLGFTFEVIASGKAHIMAAVFTFGREDLIPDMFHALVKDMDQKFPGKLGTFIYYLERHIEVDGDHHSQLAMQMVQELCGNDSQKWEEAAEYARKSLQWRTQLWSGILQEKNS from the coding sequence ATGAATATTGAGAAAATACAGGAGACCATCGCAAACACCCGGGAGACAGTCATTTCCCATCCTCTATACGCTTCCCTCGAAAGCCTTGACGACATCCGCCTTTTTATGGAATACCATGTGTATGCCGTATGGGATTTTATGTCTCTGCTGAAAGGTTTACAGCAGCACCTCACCTGTGTACAGGTTCCCTGGGTACCGGTTGGCAATGCTGCTACCCGTTACCTGATCAATGAAATCGTCACCGGTGAAGAAAGTGATGTGGACATGGATGGCAACCGTTGCAGTCATTTTGAGCTGTACGAACGGGCTATGAAACAGGCAGGTGCTGATACAAGCAAAATAAAGGCGCTTATTTCGGCTATTTCCGCCGGGACACCCATAAGCTCCATTTTGGAACAATCCTCGCTTCCTGAAGCTGTAAAGGGCTTTCTTGGCTTTACCTTCGAAGTGATTGCATCCGGCAAAGCACATATCATGGCAGCCGTGTTCACTTTTGGCCGTGAAGATCTTATTCCGGACATGTTCCATGCCCTGGTAAAAGACATGGACCAGAAATTCCCCGGCAAGCTCGGCACCTTCATCTATTACCTCGAAAGACACATCGAAGTGGATGGTGATCATCACAGTCAACTGGCTATGCAGATGGTACAGGAACTCTGTGGCAACGATTCTCAAAAATGGGAAGAAGCAGCGGAATATGCCCGTAAGTCGCTACAGTGGCGGACTCAGCTCTGGAGTGGCATCCTTCAGGAAAAAAATTCTTGA
- a CDS encoding RNA polymerase sigma factor: MLIHHNAQFEAIYKDSLPRVARMVHQMGGHPDMAKDIFHDAVIIWMEKKQASSHTITSDTAYIQGIARILCIRRLKDGHHYLSIDADDDHYAVPADFYETPAVRKPVIDYLKSAGRKCLQLLQAFYYDKLSMAEIASSLQYKTQHVATVQKYKCLEKIREQVKQVDYEEAAL, encoded by the coding sequence ATGCTTATTCATCATAACGCACAGTTCGAAGCGATATATAAAGACAGCCTGCCGAGAGTGGCCCGGATGGTGCATCAGATGGGAGGCCATCCGGACATGGCGAAAGACATCTTTCACGATGCTGTGATCATCTGGATGGAAAAAAAGCAGGCATCTTCCCATACAATCACCTCTGATACCGCCTATATACAGGGTATCGCCCGCATACTCTGCATCCGCAGGCTAAAAGATGGCCATCATTACCTATCTATTGATGCGGATGATGATCACTATGCAGTTCCGGCTGATTTTTATGAAACGCCGGCAGTCCGCAAGCCAGTGATCGATTATCTGAAATCGGCCGGCAGAAAGTGTTTACAGCTACTGCAGGCCTTCTACTATGATAAACTGTCTATGGCTGAAATAGCCAGTAGCCTGCAATATAAAACGCAGCATGTGGCCACTGTGCAGAAATACAAATGCCTCGAAAAAATAAGAGAACAAGTAAAACAGGTAGACTATGAGGAAGCAGCTTTGTGA
- the recQ gene encoding DNA helicase RecQ encodes MAVVKVSLMDALREHFGFDSFKGNQEIIIQSILSGKDTFVIMPTGGGKSLCYQLPALMSSGCALIVSPLIALMKNQVDLVRGYSSKDNVAHFLNSTLSKAQIKKVRTDLLTGKTKLLYVAPETLTKQENLDFFRELEISFIAVDEAHCISEWGHDFRPEYRRLKEMIEQINDKLPIIALTATATPKVQSDIVKNLGLNDPNIYISSFNRSNLYYEIRPKRKKDQTIKDIVKYIHQHKGKSGIIYTLNRKTTEELADMLTANNIKAVAYHAGLDPTTRAQRQDMFLHEDVEVIVATIAFGMGIDKPDVRFVIHYNIPKSLENYYQETGRAGRDGLEGNCVCYYSHKDVQKLEHLMRDKPLSEREMGAQLINETVAYAESAVCRRKVILHYFGEKYETEDCGQCDNCRNPKEKIEVKNRVVIVLKAIRALEERFGSEYVVNVITGKTSPQISTYRHDQLEVFGEGKEFDAHFWNSLLRQMMLEGLIEKDIEEYGLLKVTDKGKKFLKKPYSIMVALNHQFDEEGSEEEEEANAESHASADPALFEMLKEMRKKVAKEKNLPPFVIFLETSLEDMATQYPTTVQELEKIQGVSKGKAIRYGKQFVDVIAKFVEENNITKPDDFVMKSVVNKSGMKVFIIQNIDKKIPLETIAKSKELSISELLDEMETIVASGTKLNLDYCIDEELDDYAQEEIMEYFKGCETSSLALAREELIENDYTLEQLKLVRIKFLVEYGN; translated from the coding sequence ATGGCTGTTGTAAAGGTAAGTTTGATGGATGCATTACGCGAACACTTCGGGTTCGATTCCTTCAAGGGAAATCAGGAAATAATCATACAAAGCATCCTGTCGGGTAAAGATACCTTCGTTATCATGCCAACAGGCGGAGGTAAATCCCTGTGCTACCAGTTGCCGGCACTGATGAGTTCGGGTTGTGCACTGATCGTATCTCCGTTGATAGCGCTGATGAAAAACCAGGTAGACCTGGTACGGGGTTACAGTAGTAAAGACAATGTGGCGCACTTTCTGAATTCTACCCTCTCCAAGGCACAGATCAAAAAAGTAAGGACTGACCTGCTGACAGGGAAAACAAAGCTGTTGTATGTAGCGCCCGAAACGCTGACCAAACAGGAAAACCTCGACTTCTTCCGTGAGCTTGAAATTTCCTTCATCGCTGTGGACGAAGCTCACTGTATCTCTGAATGGGGACACGATTTCCGCCCGGAATACCGTCGCCTGAAAGAGATGATCGAACAGATCAACGACAAACTGCCGATCATTGCTCTCACCGCAACAGCCACTCCCAAAGTACAGAGCGATATCGTAAAAAACCTGGGCTTAAATGATCCCAATATTTATATCTCTTCTTTCAACCGTTCCAACCTGTACTACGAAATCAGGCCTAAACGCAAGAAAGATCAGACTATCAAGGACATCGTCAAGTATATCCATCAGCATAAAGGAAAAAGCGGCATTATCTATACGCTCAACCGGAAAACTACGGAAGAGCTCGCTGATATGCTAACTGCCAACAATATCAAGGCGGTAGCTTATCATGCAGGTCTTGATCCTACTACCCGCGCACAACGTCAGGATATGTTCCTGCATGAAGATGTAGAAGTGATTGTGGCCACCATCGCCTTTGGTATGGGCATCGACAAACCGGATGTGCGTTTTGTGATCCACTACAACATTCCCAAAAGCCTGGAAAACTACTACCAGGAAACTGGTCGTGCCGGTCGTGACGGACTGGAAGGCAACTGTGTCTGCTACTACTCTCATAAAGACGTACAGAAACTGGAGCACCTGATGCGCGACAAACCCCTCAGTGAGAGGGAAATGGGCGCCCAGCTGATCAATGAAACGGTAGCTTATGCTGAAAGTGCAGTATGCCGTCGTAAAGTTATCCTGCACTACTTCGGAGAAAAATATGAAACAGAAGACTGTGGCCAGTGTGATAACTGCCGCAATCCGAAAGAAAAGATAGAAGTAAAAAACAGGGTGGTAATCGTACTGAAAGCCATCCGTGCCCTGGAAGAACGTTTTGGCAGTGAATATGTTGTCAACGTAATTACCGGCAAAACCAGCCCCCAGATCTCCACCTACCGCCACGATCAGCTGGAAGTATTTGGAGAAGGAAAGGAATTTGACGCTCACTTCTGGAATTCCCTCCTCCGCCAGATGATGCTGGAAGGCCTGATAGAAAAGGATATCGAAGAATACGGCCTTTTGAAAGTGACCGACAAAGGCAAAAAATTCCTCAAAAAGCCCTACTCCATCATGGTGGCCCTCAACCATCAGTTTGATGAAGAAGGTAGCGAAGAAGAGGAAGAAGCCAATGCCGAATCCCACGCCTCTGCCGACCCGGCATTATTCGAGATGCTGAAGGAGATGCGTAAAAAAGTGGCCAAGGAAAAGAACCTGCCTCCTTTCGTGATCTTCCTGGAAACATCCCTTGAAGACATGGCCACCCAATATCCAACCACCGTACAGGAACTGGAAAAAATACAGGGTGTCAGCAAAGGTAAGGCCATCCGCTATGGTAAACAGTTCGTTGATGTGATCGCCAAATTTGTGGAAGAGAACAACATTACCAAACCGGATGATTTTGTAATGAAGAGCGTGGTCAACAAAAGTGGTATGAAGGTGTTCATCATCCAGAACATCGACAAAAAAATCCCGCTGGAAACCATCGCCAAAAGCAAGGAACTCAGTATCTCCGAATTACTCGATGAAATGGAGACCATTGTAGCCAGCGGCACTAAACTAAACCTTGACTACTGCATCGATGAAGAGCTGGATGACTATGCGCAGGAAGAGATCATGGAGTACTTTAAAGGCTGTGAAACTTCCAGCCTTGCACTAGCCAGGGAGGAGCTGATCGAAAATGATTACACCCTGGAACAACTAAAGCTCGTAAGGATCAAGTTCCTTGTAGAATACGGCAACTAG
- a CDS encoding ClpP family protease → MAFLIPTVIDGDGRNAFDIYSLLLKERIIFLGTSIDDQVANLIVAQLLYLDSQSHLPISMYINSPGGVVYAGLAIYDTMKMLKSPVSTMCVGFTGSMATVILTAGAQGQRYALPHATVHMHPTGGGAKGYTEDVRIAYREQERLQNQIFYLIARHAGRHTEEIEAAFENDHFMNALEARSFGLIDQVLGSTEDIITLEHAPFRVALMQQLLTPEKTLIDSSHPALPG, encoded by the coding sequence ATGGCTTTTCTGATTCCTACCGTTATTGACGGCGATGGCCGCAATGCCTTTGATATATACAGTCTGCTGCTGAAAGAGCGGATTATCTTTCTCGGTACATCCATAGATGACCAGGTGGCCAATCTGATTGTTGCACAGCTATTGTATCTCGACAGTCAGAGCCACCTGCCGATCAGCATGTATATCAACAGTCCGGGTGGTGTGGTGTATGCCGGACTGGCTATCTATGACACCATGAAAATGCTCAAGTCGCCTGTTTCTACCATGTGTGTAGGCTTTACCGGGAGTATGGCCACAGTGATCCTCACCGCCGGAGCACAAGGCCAGCGATATGCCCTTCCGCACGCCACCGTACATATGCATCCTACCGGCGGCGGCGCCAAAGGTTACACCGAAGACGTTCGTATCGCCTACCGGGAGCAGGAACGACTGCAAAACCAGATCTTCTATCTTATTGCCCGGCATGCGGGCCGCCATACAGAAGAAATTGAAGCCGCATTCGAAAATGATCATTTCATGAATGCCCTGGAAGCCCGCTCCTTCGGCCTTATAGACCAGGTGTTAGGTAGTACGGAAGATATCATTACACTAGAACACGCTCCCTTCCGCGTGGCACTGATGCAGCAGCTCCTCACTCCCGAAAAAACCCTTATCGACAGCTCCCATCCAGCACTGCCCGGATGA
- a CDS encoding DUF4240 domain-containing protein, producing the protein MNETDFWQIIETAWTASPELNAARKLALRTNDPFLLEALSYELSDVIGENLRQFLEPLDKEELISFNHIMEQKLYHIDRQEVHRYTDGSDDSFLYSRCFIVGMGEAYYNGIDSNPALATIDVEAESIGFIGYEVYLENFNESFQRNSLYCIETCSNKKGW; encoded by the coding sequence ATGAATGAAACAGATTTCTGGCAGATCATTGAAACTGCCTGGACAGCTTCCCCGGAATTAAATGCCGCCCGCAAACTGGCCTTAAGAACCAACGATCCTTTCCTGCTCGAAGCCCTCAGTTACGAGCTTTCTGATGTTATCGGCGAAAACCTGCGCCAGTTCCTGGAGCCGCTCGATAAAGAGGAATTGATTTCCTTTAATCACATTATGGAGCAGAAATTGTATCATATTGACCGACAGGAAGTTCACCGGTATACAGATGGTTCTGATGACAGTTTTCTTTACAGCCGCTGTTTTATAGTTGGCATGGGAGAAGCCTACTACAACGGTATTGACAGCAATCCGGCCCTTGCCACCATTGATGTGGAAGCAGAAAGTATTGGCTTTATCGGATATGAGGTATATCTTGAAAACTTCAACGAGTCTTTCCAGCGTAATAGCCTGTATTGCATTGAAACCTGTTCCAACAAAAAAGGCTGGTGA
- a CDS encoding alpha-galactosidase, with the protein MKRLLSIGLLLFSQWVQAQQIQINTLNSSLVYSVNGQGRLVQEYFGKTLQPASGNNSTQSGQEAYITAGMESLLDPAIRIVHNDGNPSLELKYVSFQTAQKDDNVTATDIILRDPVYPVTVILHFEAYFREDVVKAWTEIKHTEKQPVLLTAYASSMLHFKAGHYWLSQFHGDWAREATMVEEQLNKGTKVLDSKLGVRANMYQSPMFLLSMDQAPEENSGAVLAGTLAWTGNFRFGFEVDEKNTLHVSAGINPYASDYTLKPNEVFTTPAFIFTWSDSGKGQTSRNLQHWAVNYGILDGHTPRLTLLNNWEATGMHFDEQKLTSLFGGAAKLGVDLFLLDDGWFANKYPRNDDKAGLGDWDNNKEKLPHGLGFLVKEAQKQGIKFGIWLEPEMVNPKSELYTQHPDWILRLPNRAEHYYRNQMVLDLINPAVQDFVFNVVDKTMSENPGIAYIKWDCNRMLTNTYSPYLKEKQSHLFIEYTRSLYKVLERVRAKYPHLPIMLCSGGGGRTDYGAMKYFTEFWPSDNTDALDRIYIQYGYSHFFPANTMAAHITNMGKQSLKFRTDVAMMGKLGYDIKVDNFTPQELQFSHDAITTYNRIRDIVWYGDLYRLVSPYQQPRAVFQYTSADKQKTIVFHYLMNTRRGDVFPLVKLQGLDPKKNYRVNEINLFPGTVSAFNNKVYSGDFLMNAGISLTPGKVKPLTSNVLEVVAE; encoded by the coding sequence ATGAAAAGACTATTAAGCATAGGTCTGTTACTGTTTTCACAATGGGTACAAGCCCAACAGATACAGATCAACACCCTCAACAGCAGCCTCGTTTACAGCGTTAATGGTCAGGGCCGGCTTGTACAGGAATATTTTGGCAAGACACTTCAACCGGCAAGCGGCAACAACAGTACCCAATCAGGACAGGAAGCCTATATCACCGCCGGCATGGAAAGCCTGCTGGACCCGGCCATCCGCATAGTGCACAACGATGGAAACCCTTCGCTGGAACTGAAATATGTATCATTCCAGACAGCCCAAAAAGATGATAACGTTACCGCTACCGATATCATCCTCAGGGATCCCGTATATCCGGTAACCGTTATTCTGCATTTTGAGGCCTATTTCCGGGAAGATGTGGTCAAAGCCTGGACAGAGATCAAACATACCGAAAAACAGCCCGTATTGCTGACCGCTTACGCATCCTCCATGCTGCACTTTAAAGCAGGACACTACTGGCTCTCTCAATTCCATGGTGACTGGGCACGGGAAGCGACAATGGTGGAAGAACAACTCAACAAAGGCACAAAAGTACTGGACAGTAAACTGGGCGTTCGGGCTAATATGTATCAATCGCCCATGTTTCTCCTCTCGATGGACCAGGCACCAGAAGAAAACAGCGGAGCCGTATTGGCAGGTACACTTGCATGGACGGGTAATTTCCGCTTCGGTTTTGAAGTAGATGAAAAAAACACCTTGCATGTAAGCGCGGGCATCAATCCATACGCCAGCGACTATACGCTGAAACCGAATGAAGTATTTACCACCCCGGCTTTTATCTTTACCTGGTCTGACAGTGGTAAAGGCCAAACCAGCCGCAACCTGCAGCACTGGGCGGTTAATTATGGCATCCTCGATGGTCATACACCCCGTCTCACCCTGCTCAACAACTGGGAAGCCACCGGTATGCATTTCGATGAACAAAAACTGACCAGCCTCTTTGGCGGAGCTGCCAAACTGGGAGTAGACCTCTTCCTGCTCGATGATGGCTGGTTTGCCAACAAATATCCCCGTAATGATGATAAAGCCGGCCTCGGAGATTGGGATAACAACAAGGAGAAACTACCACATGGCCTGGGTTTCCTCGTAAAAGAGGCACAAAAACAGGGCATTAAATTCGGTATCTGGCTGGAACCCGAAATGGTTAATCCAAAAAGTGAACTTTACACCCAACATCCCGACTGGATACTGCGTTTGCCCAACAGGGCCGAACACTACTACCGCAACCAGATGGTACTGGACCTGATAAACCCTGCTGTACAAGACTTCGTCTTTAATGTGGTAGACAAAACCATGTCAGAGAATCCCGGTATCGCCTATATTAAATGGGACTGCAATCGTATGCTCACCAATACCTACTCTCCTTATCTGAAAGAAAAACAATCTCATCTTTTTATAGAATATACCCGCAGTTTGTACAAGGTGCTCGAAAGGGTGCGTGCCAAATATCCACATCTTCCGATTATGCTGTGCTCCGGTGGTGGCGGTCGTACCGACTATGGCGCCATGAAGTATTTCACCGAATTCTGGCCGAGTGATAATACTGATGCACTCGACAGAATATATATACAATATGGTTATTCACATTTCTTCCCTGCCAACACCATGGCCGCACATATCACCAATATGGGCAAACAGTCGCTGAAATTCAGAACAGATGTAGCGATGATGGGCAAACTGGGTTATGATATTAAGGTGGATAACTTTACACCACAGGAGTTGCAGTTTAGTCATGATGCGATAACTACGTATAATCGTATACGTGATATTGTATGGTATGGTGATCTGTACCGGCTTGTGTCCCCTTACCAACAGCCCAGAGCTGTATTTCAGTATACCAGTGCTGACAAACAGAAAACGATTGTATTTCACTATCTGATGAATACACGCCGTGGAGATGTGTTTCCGCTGGTGAAGCTGCAGGGCCTTGACCCGAAGAAAAACTACCGGGTCAATGAAATCAACCTTTTTCCCGGAACGGTATCTGCCTTCAACAACAAAGTATATAGCGGGGATTTCCTGATGAATGCAGGCATCAGCCTTACACCCGGAAAGGTAAAACCACTGACCAGCAATGTACTGGAAGTAGTGGCGGAATAA
- a CDS encoding acyltransferase, protein MNKYLKLLFQLNLKTIYFNFKYFPFSQAVKLPVWVSRRVYLRDLRGKIKFECPVKPGMVRLGYAGVGIFDHKKSRSIWEVRGEVIFRGKAVIGHGSKISVGENATLILGNNFTISAESTIVTTSKVQFGDNNLLSWDILVMDTDFHTIKNESGDVINEPKPIIVGDKVWIGCRCLILKGANIPSNCVIGANSVLSKELEKEKSLYAGNPIKHLKEEVIWDY, encoded by the coding sequence ATGAATAAATACCTTAAACTTCTCTTTCAGTTAAACCTGAAAACCATCTATTTTAACTTTAAATATTTTCCATTTTCCCAAGCGGTTAAATTGCCTGTTTGGGTTTCAAGAAGGGTTTATTTAAGGGACTTAAGGGGGAAAATTAAATTTGAATGTCCGGTTAAGCCTGGAATGGTACGATTGGGTTATGCGGGTGTCGGCATTTTTGATCATAAAAAATCGAGGAGCATTTGGGAGGTAAGAGGAGAGGTTATCTTTAGGGGAAAGGCGGTAATAGGCCATGGCTCAAAGATTTCAGTTGGTGAAAATGCTACATTGATTTTGGGTAATAATTTTACCATTTCAGCAGAAAGTACAATCGTTACTACTTCAAAAGTCCAATTCGGAGACAACAATTTGTTATCATGGGATATTCTTGTAATGGATACAGACTTCCACACTATAAAAAATGAATCGGGAGATGTGATAAACGAACCCAAACCAATTATTGTGGGAGATAAGGTGTGGATCGGATGCCGGTGTTTAATTTTAAAAGGAGCTAATATTCCTTCTAACTGTGTGATTGGTGCTAATTCTGTTTTGTCGAAGGAATTGGAAAAGGAGAAAAGTCTGTATGCTGGTAATCCTATCAAACATTTAAAGGAAGAAGTGATCTGGGATTATTAA